One Dryobates pubescens isolate bDryPub1 chromosome 33, bDryPub1.pri, whole genome shotgun sequence DNA window includes the following coding sequences:
- the FNDC10 gene encoding fibronectin type III domain-containing protein 10, whose protein sequence is MPSLLPPFLALLCFGAPAPALRAVGPTPPASPRRAEARTEAAAAAAAEEEPWCPYKVLAEGSAGGRLCFRTPARGFQCSARACRAHRSPGGALVANVLRNGSVLLQWGPPRPAAGLRGFALNCSWDGTYTRFPCDSVELGAACRDYLLPEAHGSVRYRLCLQPRVAPPRPAPPAHCVEFRVEPAAMRDIVVAMTAVGGTICVMLVFICLLVAYITENLMSPAAAAPRRA, encoded by the coding sequence atgcccagcctgctgccgcccttccttgccctgctctgcttcggGGCGCCGGCGCCCGCCCTGAGGGCTGTGGGACCAACGCCTCCCGCTTCACCGCGGCGGGCCGAGGCCCGGACcgaagcggcggcggcggcggcggcggaggaggAGCCGTGGTGCCCTTACAAGGTGTTGGCCGAAGGCTCGGCGGGCGGGCGGCTTTGCTTCCGCACTCCAGCCCGCGGCTTCCAGTGCTCGGCCCGGGCCTGCCGCGCCCACCGTTCCCCGGGCGGCGCCTTGGTGGCCAACGTGCTGCGCAACGGCAGCGTCCTGCTGCAGTGGGggccgccgcgccccgccgccggcCTCCGCGGCTTCGCCCTCAACTGCTCCTGGGACGGGACCTACACGCGTTTCCCCTGCGACAGCGTGGAGCTGGGCGCTGCCTGCCGCGACTACCTGCTGCCCGAGGCGCACGGCAGCGTCCGCTAccgcctctgcctgcagccccgcGTCGCGCCGCCGCGCCCCGCGCCCCCCGCGCACTGCGTGGAGTTCCGCGTGGAGCCGGCAGCCATGCGGGACATCGTGGTCGCCATGACGGCTGTGGGGGGCACAATCTGCGTCATGCTCGTCTTCATCTGTCTCCTGGTGGCCTACATCACCGAGAACCTCATGAGCCCGGCCGCTGCTGCCCCGCGCCGCGCCTAA